One stretch of Dehalobacter sp. DNA includes these proteins:
- a CDS encoding DUF3991 and toprim domain-containing protein, with the protein MPYVTPEQIERAKQMDLLTYLQYYEPHELVHFSGNVYTTRTHDSLKISNGRWCWWSRSIGGRSALDYLIKVRGMTLPEAVIQIDGRAAIMPPVPSKAQEPTNQRNLLLPEKNKNNNCVIAYLSGRGIHRTLIEYSIRTGRLYEGHEHHNAVFVGFNRQGVPKYATFRGTTGKRFLGEAEGSDKHFSFSIPARQGSRKLHLFESAIDLLSYGTLELFSGRDWRKENCLSLAGIYKPKKIIEQSTSPAALVQYLKDFPQIKEIALHLDNDTAGRLAAKTLQTILPPAYAISDEPPKHGKDMNDYLRNVLEKQRGQER; encoded by the coding sequence ATGCCTTATGTAACACCAGAGCAGATTGAACGGGCCAAGCAAATGGATCTGCTGACTTATTTGCAATATTACGAGCCGCATGAGCTGGTGCACTTTTCCGGCAACGTCTATACCACCCGCACTCATGACAGCCTGAAAATCAGTAACGGAAGATGGTGCTGGTGGTCGCGCAGCATCGGCGGGCGCTCTGCATTGGACTATCTCATCAAGGTTCGAGGTATGACGCTCCCTGAAGCAGTCATTCAGATAGACGGACGGGCGGCTATCATGCCGCCGGTCCCGTCAAAAGCACAAGAACCCACCAACCAGAGAAACTTACTTTTGCCGGAAAAAAACAAAAACAACAACTGTGTGATTGCTTATCTCTCCGGGCGCGGCATCCACAGGACTTTAATTGAATACAGCATCCGGACCGGACGGCTATACGAAGGCCACGAACATCATAATGCTGTATTTGTCGGTTTTAACCGCCAGGGTGTTCCCAAATATGCGACGTTTCGTGGAACAACCGGCAAGCGGTTTTTAGGGGAAGCCGAAGGAAGCGACAAGCATTTTTCCTTTTCCATTCCGGCACGGCAGGGAAGCCGTAAACTCCATCTTTTTGAAAGCGCCATTGACCTCCTTTCCTACGGCACGCTGGAGCTGTTTTCCGGCAGGGACTGGAGGAAGGAAAACTGTCTGTCCCTTGCGGGAATCTATAAGCCGAAAAAGATTATCGAACAAAGCACCTCACCCGCCGCGCTCGTCCAATACTTAAAAGACTTCCCGCAGATCAAGGAAATTGCGTTACACCTGGACAACGATACGGCGGGACGGCTGGCGGCAAAAACCCTTCAAACCATCCTCCCCCCTGCTTACGCTATTTCCGACGAACCGCCGAAGCACGGGAAGGATATGAACGATTATCTGAGAAATGTATTGGAAAAACAACGGGGACAGGAACGATAA
- a CDS encoding ATP-binding protein, with translation MIQRDLYMKQIRPFIGKPFVKVLTGIRRCGKSSILMMLRDELQSSGVAPENILYINFENLDFSDLNTAEKLHSYVKARMTGEGRYYILLDEIQEVKRWEKAVNSLLAGANSDLYITGSNSRLLSSELATYIAGRYIEIKINTLSFKEYLLFKEVRTGEKPVNMREEVRDYIRLGGFPAVHIGDYEEDTAYRIVNDIYSSAILRDTVQRHNIRNIELLERVVKFVFDNIGNTFSAKNVADYFKSQQRKIDLNTVYNYLSALESAYIIRKIPRYDIKGKEILQTNEKYYIGDQSLAYAVMGYKDRLIAGILENIVMLELERRGYRVFVGKLDTKEVDFIAERKNEKVYVQVSYTPAVAQETINREFAPLLAIKDHYPKYVVTMDDFWNDNVEGIKHKHLAEFLLMDVY, from the coding sequence ATGATCCAAAGAGATTTATACATGAAGCAAATCAGGCCGTTCATCGGGAAACCGTTTGTTAAGGTGCTGACAGGCATCCGGCGCTGTGGGAAATCCTCCATTCTGATGATGCTGCGGGATGAGCTTCAGAGCAGCGGCGTTGCACCGGAAAACATCCTGTATATCAATTTTGAAAACCTTGATTTCTCCGACCTGAATACGGCGGAGAAGCTGCACAGTTATGTGAAAGCGCGCATGACAGGTGAAGGCCGATATTATATCCTTTTAGATGAGATCCAAGAAGTCAAGCGCTGGGAGAAAGCGGTCAACTCTCTACTGGCAGGCGCCAACTCCGACTTGTATATCACAGGCTCAAATTCGCGCCTGCTGTCATCCGAACTTGCGACCTACATCGCAGGCCGTTATATCGAGATTAAAATCAACACACTCTCTTTCAAGGAATATCTGCTGTTTAAGGAGGTGCGCACAGGCGAGAAGCCGGTCAATATGCGGGAGGAAGTCAGGGACTATATCCGTCTTGGCGGGTTTCCCGCCGTCCACATCGGTGATTATGAAGAAGACACGGCTTACCGCATTGTGAACGACATCTATTCTTCGGCAATTCTCCGCGACACCGTACAGCGGCATAACATCCGCAATATCGAACTGTTGGAGCGGGTGGTCAAGTTTGTGTTTGACAACATCGGCAATACCTTTTCCGCAAAAAATGTAGCCGACTATTTTAAGAGCCAGCAGCGCAAGATTGACTTAAATACCGTCTACAACTATTTAAGCGCCCTCGAAAGCGCCTATATAATCAGAAAGATTCCCCGTTATGACATCAAGGGCAAAGAGATTCTACAAACCAACGAAAAATATTATATCGGGGATCAGTCCTTGGCCTATGCGGTTATGGGCTACAAAGACAGGCTGATTGCCGGGATACTGGAAAACATCGTTATGCTGGAGCTTGAGCGAAGGGGCTACCGTGTTTTTGTAGGAAAGCTCGATACCAAAGAGGTTGACTTCATTGCCGAGAGAAAAAATGAAAAAGTTTACGTTCAAGTATCCTATACACCCGCTGTCGCCCAGGAAACCATTAACCGTGAGTTTGCTCCGCTGCTGGCCATCAAAGACCATTATCCGAAATACGTCGTTACAATGGATGATTTTTGGAATGATAACGTGGAGGGCATTAAGCACAAGCATCTTGCGGAATTCCTGTTGATGGACGTGTATTAA
- a CDS encoding DUF3849 domain-containing protein yields MGNYDTIDQWRNEYYYKLRDCKKAMMDDCALSQAYNSNTLKKFMEQLIGTHGLENVSLLLSNTIREAPWDKRYSSKVKAWANRYPEIQPAPVEEKEPLRIFALNLYEHPAILNQAARIAMQKEKELSQPKPKEQAR; encoded by the coding sequence ATGGGAAATTATGACACTATAGACCAATGGCGTAATGAATACTACTACAAATTGCGGGACTGCAAAAAAGCCATGATGGATGACTGTGCCTTATCGCAGGCGTACAACAGCAACACATTAAAGAAGTTTATGGAACAGCTTATTGGGACGCATGGCTTGGAGAATGTGTCCCTTTTACTGTCCAACACTATCCGGGAAGCTCCTTGGGACAAGCGTTACTCCAGTAAAGTCAAAGCTTGGGCGAACCGCTATCCGGAAATCCAACCGGCACCTGTGGAAGAAAAAGAGCCTCTGCGTATTTTCGCCTTAAACTTATATGAACATCCCGCCATCCTGAATCAGGCTGCGCGGATTGCTATGCAAAAGGAAAAGGAACTCTCCCAGCCCAAGCCTAAGGAGCAGGCACGATGA
- a CDS encoding MobC family plasmid mobilization relaxosome protein → MRKRNIPILVRLDTKERQNLAKQVKKSGLSQETFIRTLINGYVPKELPPPDYYAMMRELRAIGVNLNQIAAKANATGHIDRTLFQYEATRLRKTVLDIQAAVTSPERRNEDGDHSNMGCKRPP, encoded by the coding sequence ATGAGAAAACGCAATATTCCAATTCTTGTACGACTGGACACCAAAGAACGGCAGAACCTTGCCAAGCAGGTAAAGAAATCGGGTCTGTCCCAGGAAACCTTTATCCGTACTCTCATTAACGGTTATGTGCCCAAAGAACTTCCTCCACCCGATTACTACGCCATGATGCGCGAGCTTCGCGCCATTGGCGTCAACTTAAACCAAATCGCGGCCAAGGCCAATGCCACGGGACACATTGACCGGACGCTATTCCAGTATGAAGCCACCCGGCTGAGAAAGACCGTGCTGGACATCCAGGCGGCGGTCACGTCGCCGGAAAGGAGAAATGAAGATGGCGACCACAGCAATATGGGATGTAAAAGACCGCCTTGA
- a CDS encoding relaxase/mobilization nuclease domain-containing protein — protein sequence MATTAIWDVKDRLDRVINYAVNSQKTENLYFSNPDFQGLRNVLEYTAQDDKTEKQFYVTGINCDPVIACEQMTRTKLQFQKTDGILAFHGYQSFMPGEATPEAAHHIGVKLAKELWGNRFEVVVSTHIDKHHLHNHFVLNSVSFVDGKRYYDNNATYALMRETSDRLCREYALSVIENPQWGKSKHHAEWQAEQEGKPTWRGLIRKDVDKAVAASITFTQFIVTLRQQGYEVKTGVKYMAVRPPGKERFVRLKTLGDDYAEEAIKQRILRNRAPKRPHSFPEPKRKRYAIRDSKNLKTAKKLTGMQALYLHYLYKMGILPKKSASSKRTHFLLREDLRHMEKLTAQTKLLCTRHISSKEQLLTYKQGLQQEMTTLFDSRKALYNRIRRCKNDEQVSAYKGQIAGLSRQISLHRKEIKLCADILSRSGEMQKKLSRIKQEEIQQRKEEKTYEQRSRRSGSDRQYDL from the coding sequence ATGGCGACCACAGCAATATGGGATGTAAAAGACCGCCTTGATCGGGTAATCAACTATGCCGTCAATTCCCAGAAAACAGAGAACCTCTATTTCTCAAATCCGGATTTCCAGGGGCTTCGCAACGTGCTGGAATATACCGCACAGGACGATAAGACTGAAAAACAGTTTTACGTAACCGGCATCAATTGTGATCCGGTTATTGCCTGTGAGCAAATGACCCGGACAAAGCTGCAATTCCAGAAAACCGACGGCATCCTTGCCTTCCACGGCTATCAATCCTTTATGCCGGGAGAAGCTACTCCCGAAGCCGCCCATCACATCGGTGTAAAGCTGGCAAAAGAACTTTGGGGTAACCGCTTTGAGGTGGTGGTTTCCACCCATATTGACAAGCATCACCTTCATAATCATTTTGTTCTCAACTCCGTATCCTTCGTGGACGGCAAGCGGTACTACGACAACAACGCTACCTATGCCCTCATGCGGGAGACTTCCGACCGGCTGTGTCGGGAATACGCCCTGTCCGTCATCGAAAACCCGCAGTGGGGCAAATCCAAGCACCACGCCGAATGGCAGGCCGAGCAGGAAGGTAAGCCCACCTGGCGGGGCCTCATCCGCAAGGATGTGGACAAAGCCGTTGCCGCATCCATTACCTTCACGCAATTTATCGTCACCCTACGTCAACAGGGCTACGAGGTAAAAACGGGTGTAAAATATATGGCGGTGCGTCCCCCGGGAAAAGAACGTTTTGTTCGGTTGAAAACTTTGGGCGACGATTATGCCGAGGAAGCTATTAAGCAGCGGATTCTTCGAAACCGCGCTCCGAAACGGCCACATTCATTTCCGGAGCCAAAGCGAAAACGCTATGCCATCCGGGATAGTAAGAACTTGAAAACCGCAAAAAAGCTTACCGGTATGCAGGCACTTTACCTTCACTACCTCTATAAAATGGGCATTTTGCCAAAAAAATCCGCGTCCAGCAAAAGGACGCATTTTTTATTGCGCGAGGACCTCCGGCACATGGAGAAACTTACCGCCCAAACCAAGCTACTCTGCACCCGCCATATTTCGAGTAAAGAGCAGCTTCTCACTTATAAGCAGGGATTACAGCAGGAAATGACTACTTTGTTTGACTCCCGCAAAGCTCTTTACAACCGGATACGCCGGTGTAAGAACGATGAGCAAGTTTCGGCATACAAGGGGCAGATTGCTGGGCTTTCCCGACAAATCAGCCTGCACCGTAAGGAAATAAAGCTCTGTGCGGACATCCTGTCCCGTTCTGGGGAGATGCAGAAAAAGCTATCCCGGATTAAGCAGGAGGAAATCCAGCAAAGGAAGGAGGAAAAGACCTATGAACAACGGAGCCGACGCAGCGGATCAGATCGTCAATATGACCTTTAA
- a CDS encoding DUF3801 domain-containing protein: MNNGADAADQIVNMTFKGIEVLARISGEGAKNLATYLYAVLRDQKKTRGKTRLETLLRSGKELKVFTVRNEDLQKFTQEARRYGILYCALRDKKNLDEMCDIMVRAEDASKINRIVERFKLATVDTASIKSEIEKSRAAKQKDTNPDKKGTDEKAPPAKETPAEKSADAFLDKLMAKPGQPEPAAKQPDNPNPTKATAEKPLPSEPTSERSGKTAGGTVEPERKSVRQELKEIREAQREQAEAKREPAKEMQKTTKQTAKSNRQKSKSKSKKPKER; encoded by the coding sequence ATGAACAACGGAGCCGACGCAGCGGATCAGATCGTCAATATGACCTTTAAAGGAATTGAGGTACTAGCCAGAATCTCCGGCGAGGGCGCGAAAAACCTTGCCACCTATTTGTACGCTGTGTTGAGAGATCAGAAGAAAACCAGAGGTAAAACCCGTCTGGAAACGCTTTTGCGCAGCGGCAAGGAACTGAAAGTCTTTACAGTCAGAAACGAGGACTTGCAGAAATTCACCCAGGAAGCCAGACGCTACGGCATTTTATACTGCGCCCTGCGGGACAAGAAGAATCTGGACGAGATGTGCGACATCATGGTACGGGCTGAAGACGCTTCCAAAATCAACCGCATCGTGGAACGTTTCAAGCTGGCTACCGTGGACACCGCAAGCATCAAAAGCGAAATCGAAAAATCCAGGGCCGCCAAGCAAAAGGACACTAATCCTGATAAAAAGGGTACAGACGAAAAAGCGCCTCCCGCCAAGGAAACGCCCGCCGAAAAAAGTGCGGACGCTTTTCTGGATAAACTGATGGCAAAACCCGGCCAGCCGGAGCCTGCCGCCAAACAGCCTGACAACCCAAACCCTACGAAGGCGACGGCGGAGAAACCCCTTCCGTCCGAGCCTACCTCAGAGCGCAGCGGGAAAACCGCCGGGGGTACAGTTGAGCCGGAACGGAAATCCGTCCGTCAGGAATTGAAGGAAATCCGGGAGGCTCAAAGGGAGCAGGCGGAAGCCAAGCGCGAGCCTGCTAAAGAAATGCAGAAAACTACAAAACAGACAGCTAAATCAAACAGGCAGAAATCAAAGTCCAAATCCAAAAAACCGAAAGAGAGGTAA
- a CDS encoding ArdC-like ssDNA-binding domain-containing protein, whose protein sequence is MSSFDDLFRQEKEAPAPRNDQPFDKEAWKQQKQEQREMVYSLIDDTAEAVAQGGTQFQSYLDVQSRFDRYSVSNALLILAQKPNATRIADFDTWKEQGIYIRKKESGFYILEPGEEYQRDDGTSGISYNPKKMFDISQTGKALKHETSAYPDDRTRIKALMDHAPVPIRISDTLPEGTNALYQPDTREIQIRCGMDTENIFRALSQELAHAEMDKGDRDYGRSEHGFHAYCTSYMLCKQYGADTSGYRFDHAPEMLGSMNPQEIRAELSTIRETAGEISGRMNRMLVQQRQEKRLERER, encoded by the coding sequence ATGAGCAGTTTCGATGATCTTTTCCGGCAGGAAAAGGAAGCACCTGCCCCCCGGAACGACCAGCCTTTTGACAAAGAGGCATGGAAGCAGCAGAAGCAGGAGCAACGGGAAATGGTGTACTCCCTGATCGACGACACGGCCGAAGCGGTAGCTCAGGGCGGTACTCAATTCCAAAGCTATCTGGATGTACAAAGCCGCTTTGACCGTTACAGTGTTTCCAACGCCCTCTTAATCCTTGCTCAAAAACCGAATGCTACACGCATTGCGGATTTCGATACTTGGAAAGAGCAAGGCATCTATATCCGCAAAAAGGAAAGCGGTTTTTACATCCTGGAACCGGGTGAAGAATACCAGCGTGACGACGGCACCAGTGGCATCAGCTATAACCCCAAAAAGATGTTCGACATTTCCCAGACCGGGAAAGCCCTAAAACACGAGACTTCGGCCTATCCCGACGACCGCACCCGTATCAAGGCGCTGATGGATCACGCCCCTGTTCCTATTCGTATCAGTGATACGCTGCCGGAAGGTACAAACGCGCTGTATCAGCCGGACACGCGGGAAATTCAAATCCGGTGCGGCATGGACACGGAAAATATTTTCCGCGCCCTATCCCAGGAACTGGCCCATGCCGAAATGGACAAAGGCGACAGAGATTATGGCCGTTCCGAACATGGCTTCCACGCCTACTGCACGTCATATATGCTTTGCAAGCAATACGGTGCGGATACAAGCGGCTACCGTTTCGACCACGCTCCGGAAATGCTGGGAAGCATGAATCCACAAGAGATTCGCGCCGAGCTTTCAACCATTAGAGAAACTGCCGGTGAAATTTCCGGCAGGATGAACCGGATGCTTGTACAGCAGCGGCAGGAAAAGAGACTGGAACGGGAACGTTAG
- a CDS encoding type IV secretory system conjugative DNA transfer family protein, which yields MKRVETVRSNLILFAVFLIPVVWAALLTAPSLSGGLPEILANLTVAINNPFDIRWVNDSLKCILLFVAAYGMGIGIYLSTKRNYRRREEHGSARWGGAATVCKKYRDKEPQKNKLLTQNVRIGLDGRKHKRNLNVMVVGGSGSGKTRFYAKPNVMQANTSFIVLDPKGEILRDTGNLLKAKGYEIKVLDLINMHLSHCYNPFAYLKDDKDVLKLVTNLIRNTTPKGSNTNDPFWERAETALLEALILYLLYEAPKEEQNFPMVMEMIAAAEVHEDDESYQSPLDELFERLEMQESDHLAVKQYNIFKLAAGKTAKSILIGLGVRLEKFNLSTLAGITTVDEMELSSVGEKKTALFAVIPDNDLSFNFIVGMLYTQLFQNLMYLADYKYGGRLPVHVHFVMDEFANVALPDEFDKLLSTIRSREISVSIILQNLAQLKALFKDTWESILGNCDEFLYLGGNEQSTHKYVSELLGKETIDMNTYGQSKGRNGSYSVNYQLSGRELLTPDEVRMLDNRYALLFIRGERAIMDDKYDILKHSNLKLTVDGGGQPFRHGGTETALDWKAVVLNENSDYELLSEEELETQMQS from the coding sequence ATGAAGCGCGTTGAAACCGTAAGGAGCAACCTCATACTCTTTGCGGTTTTTTTAATCCCTGTGGTATGGGCGGCCTTGCTGACCGCCCCTTCCCTTTCCGGAGGGCTTCCTGAAATTCTTGCCAATCTCACGGTAGCGATAAACAATCCTTTTGACATTCGGTGGGTAAACGATTCGCTCAAGTGTATCCTGCTCTTTGTTGCCGCCTACGGCATGGGCATAGGGATTTACCTCTCTACCAAGCGCAATTACCGCAGGCGGGAGGAGCACGGCAGCGCGCGCTGGGGAGGCGCGGCGACTGTCTGCAAGAAATACCGGGACAAAGAGCCTCAAAAAAACAAACTCCTGACGCAAAACGTTCGTATAGGCCTGGATGGCCGTAAGCACAAACGGAATTTGAATGTCATGGTGGTGGGCGGCTCCGGCTCCGGTAAGACAAGGTTTTACGCCAAACCCAACGTCATGCAGGCTAACACCTCTTTTATCGTTCTCGATCCCAAGGGGGAAATCCTGCGGGACACAGGAAACCTGCTGAAAGCAAAAGGTTATGAAATCAAGGTTCTGGATTTAATCAACATGCACCTGTCCCATTGCTACAATCCCTTCGCCTACCTCAAGGATGACAAAGACGTGTTAAAGCTCGTCACCAACCTGATCCGCAACACTACGCCCAAAGGTTCCAACACTAACGACCCCTTTTGGGAACGCGCTGAAACCGCTTTACTGGAAGCATTAATCCTCTATCTTCTTTATGAAGCACCGAAGGAAGAGCAGAATTTTCCGATGGTCATGGAGATGATCGCCGCCGCTGAGGTCCATGAGGATGACGAATCCTATCAAAGCCCCCTTGACGAGCTGTTCGAAAGGCTGGAAATGCAGGAATCGGATCACCTAGCAGTCAAGCAATATAACATCTTCAAGCTGGCGGCGGGCAAAACGGCCAAATCTATTCTCATCGGTTTGGGTGTCCGGCTGGAAAAGTTTAACCTGTCCACCCTTGCGGGAATCACTACGGTGGATGAAATGGAACTGTCCTCAGTCGGGGAGAAAAAGACAGCGCTTTTTGCCGTGATACCCGACAACGATTTATCCTTTAATTTTATAGTCGGGATGCTTTACACCCAGCTATTTCAAAACCTCATGTACCTTGCCGACTATAAGTACGGAGGCAGGTTGCCCGTTCATGTCCACTTTGTTATGGATGAATTTGCCAATGTCGCTCTGCCTGATGAGTTTGACAAGCTGCTGTCCACCATACGTTCCAGGGAAATATCCGTGTCCATCATCCTACAAAACCTGGCACAGCTCAAAGCCCTGTTTAAGGATACCTGGGAATCCATTCTAGGTAATTGTGACGAGTTTCTATATTTGGGCGGCAATGAGCAAAGTACCCATAAGTATGTATCCGAGCTTTTAGGCAAGGAAACCATTGACATGAACACCTACGGCCAGAGCAAGGGCCGTAATGGAAGCTACTCCGTCAATTATCAGTTGTCGGGGCGCGAGCTTCTGACCCCCGACGAGGTGCGAATGCTGGACAACCGCTATGCCTTGCTCTTTATCCGCGGTGAACGAGCCATTATGGACGACAAGTATGATATCCTTAAACACTCCAATCTGAAACTGACTGTTGACGGCGGCGGCCAACCTTTCCGGCACGGCGGTACGGAAACCGCCCTGGACTGGAAAGCTGTGGTCCTAAACGAAAACAGCGATTACGAGCTTCTCTCCGAGGAAGAACTCGAAACCCAGATGCAATCCTGA
- a CDS encoding TrbC/VirB2 family protein translates to MKMSRKIKRTIAVYCTLVLMLSFLTAPAYAAGDPLQVVNNLSDFIFGLIRAIGMILLGFGIVQIGLSLKSHDPSQRANGFLTLAGGVIITFAKEILTLITGG, encoded by the coding sequence ATGAAAATGTCCAGGAAAATCAAAAGGACTATTGCCGTTTACTGCACACTGGTACTAATGCTTTCCTTCTTGACCGCCCCTGCTTACGCGGCAGGCGATCCCCTCCAGGTGGTGAACAATCTGTCCGACTTCATCTTTGGACTGATCCGCGCCATTGGGATGATTCTCTTAGGCTTCGGCATTGTGCAAATCGGCCTTTCCCTTAAATCCCACGACCCTTCCCAGCGGGCCAACGGCTTCCTGACGTTGGCGGGCGGAGTGATTATTACCTTTGCCAAAGAGATCCTTACTCTGATTACAGGAGGTTGA
- a CDS encoding intracellular growth attenuator family protein, with protein sequence MLYTSIFLFLLMLALNFIFKIASVFRLGIPLLYVLLVGALFPNFVQEHEMLTTLIFLALLGLVALSWVAAIRRKIRHRREQKENQYYEDINT encoded by the coding sequence GTGTTGTATACATCCATTTTCTTATTTTTACTGATGCTGGCTCTAAACTTCATCTTTAAGATTGCGTCGGTTTTTCGCTTGGGCATTCCGTTGCTTTATGTTCTTTTGGTGGGCGCTTTGTTCCCAAACTTTGTACAGGAACATGAAATGCTGACAACCCTAATCTTTTTAGCCCTGCTTGGCCTTGTGGCCCTGAGTTGGGTTGCGGCCATCCGCCGAAAAATCCGGCACAGGCGGGAGCAGAAGGAAAACCAATATTATGAGGACATAAACACCTGA
- a CDS encoding helix-turn-helix domain-containing protein, giving the protein MKPRQNPPGNKNMIGAKVVALRKAKKIKQKDFLAKLQTVGLDISATSLSRLEGQYRLVQDYEIVAIAKALDISIEDLLGKRLND; this is encoded by the coding sequence ATGAAACCACGACAGAACCCGCCCGGCAATAAAAACATGATTGGAGCCAAGGTTGTTGCCCTTCGGAAAGCAAAGAAAATTAAGCAGAAAGATTTTTTAGCGAAACTGCAAACCGTGGGCTTGGACATCAGTGCGACAAGTCTTTCACGTCTTGAAGGGCAATACCGTCTTGTTCAGGATTATGAGATCGTTGCGATTGCGAAAGCATTGGATATTTCTATTGAAGATTTGCTGGGGAAAAGGCTGAATGATTAA
- a CDS encoding PrgI family protein has protein sequence MEVKINREIRDYTESLFFGLSMRQFVFSLLAVGVAIGIYFGLRNVLGTETVSWVCILGAFPFAAMGFIRYHGMTAEQFFWAYLKSEFILPKKLMFYPTNVYFEALKQTVQNKEREESKRHD, from the coding sequence TTGGAAGTTAAAATCAACCGGGAAATCCGGGATTACACAGAAAGCTTGTTCTTTGGACTGTCCATGCGGCAGTTTGTTTTTTCTCTCCTGGCTGTTGGCGTTGCCATCGGCATCTACTTCGGCCTGCGGAATGTCTTAGGCACGGAAACAGTGAGCTGGGTGTGCATTTTAGGCGCGTTTCCTTTTGCCGCCATGGGGTTTATCCGCTATCACGGCATGACAGCGGAACAGTTTTTCTGGGCGTATCTCAAATCGGAGTTTATCCTGCCCAAAAAACTGATGTTTTATCCGACAAACGTGTATTTCGAAGCGTTGAAGCAGACCGTTCAAAACAAGGAAAGGGAGGAATCAAAACGCCATGATTAA